A region from the Halomarina litorea genome encodes:
- a CDS encoding lysylphosphatidylglycerol synthase transmembrane domain-containing protein, whose amino-acid sequence MDLNVRATAIGFLAALAALAVLLWVIGIDTIVRTMGMADPAILALLPFVGAAWLVSWGLSLRVVLGVIGTPISVTKSVLIYSAATFANNVTPFGQAGGEPITAYLIADATDNQYESGLAAIASVDALNFFPSLSLAGVALAYFGATATLGRQLRVAGVAIAVLALVVPLAGYALWRFRLHVEGGLARVLTPIARGLARPIPGRSAPDEAAVRVRIEGFFNAVGRVAEDRRRLVLALGFATIGWLALSTSLWLSLYSLGFRVPFAAALLVIPIGSLASITPFPGGLGGIEGVLIALLVPTTGVDLAAASAAVLIHRTVTYWLPTLFGGGVAAMYGFDAL is encoded by the coding sequence ATGGACCTGAACGTGCGGGCGACCGCCATCGGCTTTCTCGCCGCACTGGCCGCGCTCGCCGTGTTGCTGTGGGTCATCGGCATCGACACCATCGTCCGGACGATGGGGATGGCCGACCCCGCGATTCTCGCCCTCCTGCCGTTCGTCGGTGCCGCGTGGCTCGTCTCGTGGGGCCTCTCGCTCCGAGTGGTCCTCGGGGTCATCGGCACTCCCATCAGCGTCACCAAGTCCGTGCTCATCTACTCGGCGGCGACGTTCGCCAACAACGTCACCCCGTTCGGGCAGGCCGGCGGCGAACCCATCACCGCCTACCTCATCGCCGACGCGACCGACAACCAGTACGAGTCGGGGCTAGCGGCCATCGCCAGCGTGGACGCGCTGAACTTCTTCCCCTCGCTCTCGCTCGCGGGCGTCGCCCTCGCGTACTTCGGTGCGACGGCGACCCTCGGCAGACAGTTGCGGGTCGCGGGGGTAGCCATCGCCGTCCTCGCGCTGGTCGTCCCGCTCGCTGGCTACGCCCTCTGGCGATTCCGCCTCCACGTCGAGGGGGGGCTGGCCCGTGTCCTCACCCCCATCGCCCGCGGCCTCGCCCGCCCGATTCCGGGCCGCTCGGCGCCCGACGAAGCGGCCGTCCGGGTCCGCATCGAGGGTTTCTTCAACGCGGTCGGCCGCGTCGCCGAGGACCGCCGCCGTCTCGTCCTCGCGCTCGGGTTCGCCACCATCGGGTGGCTCGCGCTCTCGACGTCGCTGTGGCTCTCGCTGTACTCGCTCGGGTTCCGGGTCCCCTTCGCCGCCGCCCTGCTCGTCATCCCCATCGGCTCCCTCGCCTCCATCACCCCGTTCCCGGGCGGACTGGGGGGTATCGAGGGCGTCCTCATCGCCCTGCTGGTCCCGACGACGGGCGTCGACCTCGCCGCGGCGAGCGCCGCCGTCCTCATCCACCGCACCGTGACCTACTGGCTCCCGACGCTGTTCGGGGGCGGTGTGGCGGCGATGTACGGCTTCGACGCACTGTGA
- a CDS encoding M28 family metallopeptidase has protein sequence MDDTDRALGRAWHDDTAWEFLTRLTEIEDRLGGHPGERRAADLVAEAFADAGAVPEIEPFEMNRWTRGHARLAVTADRDGETVQRTFETIALPYSPAGDVRGELVDVGYGTPGEIEAVGEELAGNVAVASTDTPAEKGRFVHRMEKFGHAVAAGAEAFVFVNHVEGQLPPTGALRFDGEAAVPGVGVSKETGAWLTEYAAMGAEATIEVEAHTDPGESRNVVGRLGPDTEECVVVTAHYDAHDIAEGALDNGCGIATVVAAARILGEMDLDRRVVLAGVGCEEIGLMGSETLADSLPTDRVRAVCNVDGAGRARNLRAYTHGSGRMKDLAERVTDEWGQPLAVTEEPHPYSDHWWFLRAGVPALQLHSQSPAGAERGRGWGHTRADTRDKVEVRDLREHAMLTALLVRELAATDDPGRVDPDTLADQLREADAEAGMRAAGLWPDDWD, from the coding sequence ATGGACGATACGGACCGGGCGCTCGGCCGCGCCTGGCACGACGACACCGCCTGGGAGTTCCTGACCAGACTGACCGAAATCGAGGACCGACTCGGCGGCCACCCCGGCGAACGGCGGGCCGCGGACCTCGTGGCCGAGGCGTTCGCCGACGCGGGTGCCGTCCCCGAAATCGAACCTTTCGAGATGAACCGCTGGACCCGCGGGCACGCGAGACTGGCCGTCACCGCCGACCGGGACGGCGAGACGGTCCAACGCACCTTCGAGACCATCGCGCTCCCGTACTCGCCTGCGGGAGACGTACGGGGGGAACTCGTGGACGTGGGCTACGGGACGCCCGGGGAAATCGAGGCCGTCGGCGAGGAACTCGCGGGCAACGTCGCCGTCGCCAGCACGGACACCCCGGCCGAGAAGGGCCGGTTCGTCCACCGCATGGAGAAGTTCGGCCACGCCGTCGCCGCGGGCGCGGAGGCGTTCGTCTTCGTCAACCACGTCGAGGGGCAACTCCCGCCGACGGGTGCCCTGCGGTTCGACGGCGAGGCTGCCGTCCCCGGCGTGGGCGTCTCGAAGGAGACGGGCGCGTGGCTGACCGAGTACGCCGCGATGGGCGCGGAGGCGACTATCGAGGTCGAGGCGCACACCGACCCCGGCGAGAGTCGGAACGTCGTCGGGCGACTCGGCCCCGACACCGAGGAGTGCGTCGTCGTCACGGCCCACTACGACGCCCACGACATCGCCGAGGGCGCACTCGACAACGGCTGTGGCATCGCTACCGTCGTCGCCGCCGCCCGAATCCTCGGAGAGATGGACCTCGACCGGCGGGTGGTGCTGGCGGGCGTGGGCTGTGAGGAGATCGGCCTGATGGGGAGCGAAACCCTCGCCGATTCGCTTCCCACCGACCGCGTGCGTGCGGTCTGCAACGTCGACGGCGCCGGCCGCGCCCGGAACCTCCGGGCGTACACCCACGGGAGCGGTCGGATGAAGGACCTCGCGGAGCGAGTCACCGACGAGTGGGGCCAACCGCTCGCGGTCACCGAGGAACCGCACCCCTACAGCGACCACTGGTGGTTTCTGCGCGCCGGCGTCCCCGCACTCCAGTTGCACAGCCAGTCACCCGCTGGTGCCGAGCGGGGTCGGGGGTGGGGCCACACCCGCGCCGACACGCGCGACAAGGTGGAGGTCCGCGACCTGCGCGAACACGCGATGCTCACCGCCCTTCTCGTGCGGGAACTCGCCGCGACCGACGACCCCGGACGCGTCGACCCGGACACCCTCGCCGACCAGTTGCGCGAGGCCGACGCCGAGGCCGGGATGCGCGCTGCGGGCCTCTGGCCCGACGACTGGGACTGA
- the pan2 gene encoding proteasome-activating nucleotidase Pan2, whose product MSRSPSLPDRPQLELDPDMSPGERLDALQRHFARLLEVNDQLEQRLDDARGQQESLREEVDTLQRENETLKTSVRYIATVEEVTDDDVIIKQHGNNQEVLTDAAPRLEGEIEAGDRVAINDSFSIQSILDAETDARAQAMQVDGSPDVEYADIGGLDEQILEVREAIEEPLLDAEQFDAVGIDPPSGVLLYGPPGTGKTMLAKAVANQTDATFIKMAGSELVQKFIGEGARLVRDLFELASAREPAVVFIDEIDAIASKRTDSKTSGDAEVQRTMMQLLSEMDGFEDRGEVRIIAATNRFDMLDDAILRPGRFDRLIEVPEPNAEGRERILDIHTEGMDIHEDVSYESLAEMTEGFTGAELASLVTEAGMFSIRDDRTTVEMGDFEAAFEKVSDGDDTTGTPVAFQ is encoded by the coding sequence ATGTCACGCAGCCCCTCGTTGCCGGATCGCCCGCAGTTAGAGCTCGATCCGGACATGTCGCCCGGCGAGCGGCTCGACGCGCTGCAGCGGCACTTCGCCCGTCTTCTCGAGGTGAACGACCAGCTAGAACAGCGACTCGACGACGCCCGCGGTCAGCAGGAGTCGCTCCGCGAGGAGGTCGACACGCTCCAGCGCGAGAACGAGACGCTCAAGACGTCCGTCCGGTACATCGCGACGGTCGAGGAGGTGACCGACGACGACGTCATCATCAAGCAACACGGCAACAACCAGGAGGTCCTCACGGACGCCGCCCCGCGACTGGAAGGCGAGATCGAGGCCGGCGACCGCGTCGCCATCAACGACTCCTTCTCCATCCAGTCCATCCTCGACGCCGAGACGGACGCCCGCGCGCAGGCCATGCAGGTCGACGGCTCGCCGGACGTCGAGTACGCCGACATCGGGGGTCTCGACGAGCAGATCCTGGAGGTCCGCGAGGCCATCGAGGAACCCCTGCTCGACGCCGAGCAGTTCGACGCGGTCGGTATCGACCCGCCGTCAGGGGTGTTGCTGTACGGGCCGCCCGGCACCGGGAAGACGATGCTGGCCAAAGCGGTGGCGAACCAGACGGACGCGACGTTCATCAAGATGGCCGGCTCCGAACTCGTCCAGAAGTTCATCGGCGAGGGGGCCCGCCTCGTCCGCGACCTCTTCGAACTGGCGAGCGCACGCGAACCGGCCGTCGTCTTCATCGACGAGATCGACGCCATCGCCTCCAAACGGACGGACTCGAAGACGTCGGGCGACGCCGAGGTCCAGCGGACGATGATGCAGTTGCTCAGCGAGATGGACGGCTTCGAGGACCGCGGCGAGGTTCGCATCATCGCCGCCACCAACCGCTTCGACATGCTCGACGACGCCATCCTCCGGCCCGGCCGCTTCGACCGCCTCATCGAGGTGCCCGAACCGAACGCCGAGGGCCGCGAGCGCATCCTCGACATCCACACCGAGGGGATGGACATCCACGAGGACGTCTCCTACGAGTCGCTCGCGGAGATGACCGAGGGGTTCACCGGGGCGGAACTCGCCAGCCTCGTCACCGAGGCCGGGATGTTCTCCATCCGCGACGACCGCACCACCGTGGAGATGGGTGACTTCGAGGCGGCCTTCGAGAAGGTCTCCGACGGCGACGACACGACCGGGACTCCGGTCGCGTTCCAATAA
- the pepF gene encoding oligoendopeptidase F, with the protein MSSVPERGDIDEEYKWNLEDIYADDDEWEAAYEECEGLIEELAAYEGRATESAATLRETLDQYERVLRTVSNVYSYASMRSDEDTRDQTYQALQARAQSLYSQANSASSYLEPELQALSQEDIEAYVEAEPALAKYEHYFDDVLRMKPHTRSAEVEELLAELGEVTGASGEVYNMLTNADMEFPTVDHPEDGETQLTLSNYTKLQKHPNREFRREVHETFYGEWATVRNAVGSAYKNSVKTDIKLAQARDYETARQAALDSSNVPREVYDTLVDTVRENLDALHAHADLKREALGVDELQMWDLYAPLADGESPEVPYEQAREYVVEAVAPLGEDYQQRLAEGLDSRWVDVYENAGKQSGAYSGGTYDSQPFILMNYQDDISSMFTLAHELGHSLHSDLTSDEQPYIYSGYEIFVAEVASTVNETLLTNYLLETVDDERFRRHVLDEYLERFRSTLFRQTMFAEFEHRAHQMAEEGEALTPDVLDDLYGGLKRDYYETATVDEHITREWMRIPHFYRAFYVYQYATGISAAVALVEKIEADGESAAADYRRFLRSGSREYPLDLLRIAGVDMASPAPIESAVETYREYVDEFASLV; encoded by the coding sequence ATGAGTTCGGTCCCCGAGCGCGGCGACATCGACGAGGAGTACAAGTGGAACCTCGAGGACATCTACGCCGACGACGACGAGTGGGAGGCGGCCTACGAGGAGTGCGAGGGCCTCATCGAGGAACTCGCGGCCTACGAGGGGCGGGCGACGGAGAGCGCGGCGACGCTCCGCGAGACCCTCGACCAGTACGAGCGAGTACTGCGGACCGTCTCGAACGTCTACTCCTACGCGAGCATGCGCAGCGACGAGGACACCCGCGACCAGACCTACCAGGCGCTCCAGGCGCGCGCCCAGTCGCTGTACTCGCAGGCCAACAGCGCCTCCAGCTACCTCGAACCCGAACTGCAGGCACTCTCACAGGAGGACATCGAGGCATACGTCGAGGCCGAACCCGCCCTCGCGAAGTACGAACACTACTTCGACGACGTGTTGCGGATGAAACCCCACACCCGGTCGGCCGAGGTGGAGGAACTGCTCGCGGAGCTGGGCGAGGTCACCGGCGCCTCCGGCGAGGTGTACAACATGCTCACCAACGCGGACATGGAGTTCCCCACCGTCGACCACCCCGAGGACGGCGAGACCCAGCTCACCCTCTCGAACTACACGAAGCTCCAGAAGCACCCGAACCGCGAGTTCCGCCGGGAGGTCCACGAGACGTTCTACGGCGAATGGGCGACGGTCCGCAACGCGGTGGGGTCGGCCTACAAGAACAGCGTCAAGACGGATATCAAACTCGCGCAGGCGCGGGACTACGAGACGGCGCGGCAGGCCGCCCTCGACAGTTCGAACGTGCCGAGGGAGGTGTACGACACGCTCGTCGACACCGTCCGGGAGAACCTCGACGCCCTCCACGCCCACGCCGACCTGAAGCGCGAGGCCCTCGGCGTCGACGAACTCCAGATGTGGGACCTCTACGCCCCCCTCGCGGACGGCGAGAGCCCAGAAGTGCCCTACGAGCAGGCCCGGGAGTACGTCGTCGAGGCCGTCGCCCCCCTCGGCGAGGACTACCAGCAGCGACTCGCCGAGGGCCTCGACTCGCGGTGGGTCGACGTCTACGAGAACGCGGGCAAGCAGTCGGGTGCGTACTCCGGAGGGACCTACGACAGCCAGCCGTTCATCCTGATGAACTATCAGGACGATATCTCGAGTATGTTCACGCTGGCTCACGAACTCGGCCACTCGCTGCACTCGGACCTGACCAGCGACGAACAGCCGTACATCTACAGCGGCTACGAGATATTCGTCGCCGAGGTGGCCTCGACGGTCAACGAGACGCTCCTGACGAACTACCTGCTGGAGACGGTCGACGACGAGCGGTTCCGCCGGCACGTCCTCGACGAGTACCTCGAACGGTTCCGGTCGACGCTGTTTCGCCAGACGATGTTCGCGGAGTTCGAACACCGCGCCCACCAGATGGCCGAGGAGGGCGAGGCGCTCACGCCGGACGTGCTGGACGACCTGTACGGCGGCCTGAAGCGCGACTACTACGAGACGGCGACGGTGGACGAGCACATCACCCGCGAGTGGATGCGAATCCCGCACTTCTACCGCGCGTTCTACGTCTACCAGTACGCGACGGGCATCTCCGCAGCGGTGGCGCTCGTCGAGAAGATCGAGGCGGACGGCGAGTCGGCCGCCGCGGACTACCGCCGGTTCCTCCGGTCTGGCTCGCGCGAGTACCCCCTCGACCTGCTTCGCATCGCCGGCGTGGACATGGCGTCGCCCGCGCCCATCGAGTCTGCGGTCGAGACGTACCGCGAGTACGTCGACGAGTTCGCGAGCCTGGTCTGA
- a CDS encoding DNA-binding protein, translating into MPSEDELDELRRKKMEQLKEQQQGGGEVDEEAMKAQQEQAEAQRKAVLRQYLTDGARKRLNSVKMSKPDHADQIEQQIVALAQSGRVQGQIDEEQMKSLLQELTPDSKSFNIKHR; encoded by the coding sequence ATGCCAAGCGAGGACGAACTGGACGAACTCCGACGCAAGAAGATGGAACAGCTCAAGGAGCAACAGCAGGGCGGCGGCGAGGTCGACGAGGAGGCGATGAAGGCCCAGCAAGAACAGGCCGAGGCCCAGCGGAAGGCCGTCCTCCGTCAGTACCTCACCGACGGCGCGCGAAAGCGCCTCAACTCGGTGAAGATGTCGAAGCCGGACCACGCCGACCAGATCGAACAGCAGATCGTCGCGCTCGCCCAGTCCGGGCGCGTCCAGGGCCAGATCGACGAGGAGCAGATGAAGAGCCTCCTCCAGGAGCTGACCCCGGACTCGAAGAGCTTCAACATCAAGCACCGGTAA
- the truA gene encoding tRNA pseudouridine(38-40) synthase TruA: MRAFRVAYDGTAFYGFQRQPDVPTVEGTLFSALARLGVYDPEDHRPAGYAAAGRTDAGVSALAQTVTLEGPDWLTPRSLNSELPADVRAWASAPVPEGFHATHDAVSRTYTYHLHAPEADTARARTVLASLSGHNDLHNLTPDEEGTERTLETTLAADGEYLVVSVESGGFARELVRRLVGLLDVVARGERDEGYVERALSDEVLSGGEGVPAAPPEPLVLTDVAYDDLDFTVDERAASSAREVFEARRVERQTGARVAGTIRDGCGE; this comes from the coding sequence ATGCGGGCGTTCCGTGTGGCGTACGACGGAACCGCCTTCTACGGCTTCCAGCGCCAACCGGACGTCCCCACCGTCGAGGGGACGCTGTTCTCGGCGCTCGCCCGCCTCGGGGTGTACGACCCCGAGGACCACCGCCCCGCCGGGTACGCCGCCGCGGGGCGGACCGACGCCGGCGTCTCGGCACTGGCACAGACGGTCACGCTGGAGGGACCGGACTGGCTGACCCCCCGGTCGCTCAACTCCGAACTCCCCGCCGACGTTCGCGCGTGGGCGTCCGCGCCGGTCCCCGAGGGGTTCCACGCGACCCACGACGCCGTCTCGCGGACCTACACCTACCACCTCCACGCGCCCGAGGCGGATACGGCCCGCGCCCGGACCGTCCTCGCTTCCCTCTCGGGGCACAACGACCTGCACAACCTCACGCCCGACGAGGAGGGGACGGAGCGAACCCTGGAGACGACGCTCGCGGCAGACGGGGAGTACCTCGTGGTCTCGGTCGAGTCGGGCGGATTCGCGCGGGAACTCGTGCGCCGACTCGTGGGACTGCTGGACGTCGTCGCCCGGGGCGAACGCGACGAGGGCTACGTCGAGCGAGCGCTCTCCGACGAGGTCCTCTCGGGCGGCGAGGGGGTTCCCGCGGCCCCGCCCGAACCGCTCGTCCTGACCGACGTGGCCTACGACGATCTCGACTTCACCGTCGACGAGCGTGCCGCGTCCAGCGCCCGCGAGGTGTTCGAGGCGCGGCGCGTGGAGCGACAGACGGGCGCGCGGGTCGCGGGGACGATACGGGACGGCTGCGGAGAGTAG
- a CDS encoding helix-turn-helix domain-containing protein: MATLITATIPAEEFALAQTLDGVPEATFDCEKLVETGDDSVMPLLWVRAPNFDALDEVLDADDTTRDVTLLTDLGEERLYRMEWVNQIPVVLRMITNSEATILSAATDGDQWVLRVLYPSREGLSDTVEFCEEQGLSFDVRSVRELEGEPAGRHGLTEGQYEALTAAAERGYFAVPREVELADLAEDLDISHQALSERIRRGIESLVVDTLLVGAVRREEQEKAKAR; encoded by the coding sequence ATGGCCACGCTCATCACCGCGACGATTCCCGCCGAGGAGTTCGCCCTGGCACAGACGCTCGACGGGGTCCCCGAGGCCACGTTCGACTGCGAGAAACTCGTCGAGACGGGCGACGACTCCGTCATGCCCCTGCTGTGGGTCCGCGCCCCGAACTTCGACGCTCTCGACGAGGTGCTGGATGCCGACGACACTACACGCGACGTCACCCTGCTCACCGACCTCGGGGAGGAGCGCCTCTACCGGATGGAGTGGGTCAACCAGATTCCCGTCGTCCTCCGGATGATAACGAACAGCGAGGCGACCATCCTCTCTGCGGCCACCGACGGCGACCAGTGGGTCCTCCGCGTGCTCTACCCCTCCCGCGAGGGTCTCTCCGACACCGTCGAGTTCTGTGAGGAACAGGGCCTCTCGTTCGACGTGCGGAGCGTCCGCGAACTGGAGGGCGAACCCGCTGGCCGCCACGGCCTCACCGAGGGGCAGTACGAGGCGCTGACCGCCGCCGCCGAGCGGGGCTACTTCGCGGTCCCGCGCGAGGTGGAACTCGCGGACCTCGCCGAGGACCTCGACATCTCCCACCAGGCGCTCTCCGAGCGAATCCGCCGGGGTATCGAGAGCCTCGTGGTCGACACGCTCTTGGTGGGTGCGGTTCGCCGCGAGGAACAGGAGAAAGCGAAGGCGCGATAG
- a CDS encoding LysE family translocator: MDLGTLALFVPAAVALIVTPGPDSLYVLSRGVGAGRSVGVRAALGVSTGVLVHTAAAALGLSVLFRTSQLAYAVVKYVGAAYLVYLGVVAIRGRDATSLGEEVEAAGGAGDRTGDDRAGGFARGVLVNVLNPKVALFFLAFLPQFASGADAPLEMGLLGATYALLTFAYLGGVAVFSDALGRRLDGREGTVQAASGVVLVGLGVGLLAEGRLG, translated from the coding sequence ATGGACCTCGGGACGCTCGCCCTGTTCGTGCCCGCGGCGGTCGCACTCATCGTCACCCCCGGACCGGACTCGCTGTACGTCCTCTCGCGGGGCGTCGGAGCGGGGCGCTCGGTGGGCGTCCGCGCCGCCCTCGGCGTGAGCACGGGCGTCCTCGTCCACACTGCGGCGGCCGCACTCGGCCTCTCGGTGCTCTTTCGGACCTCCCAACTCGCCTACGCTGTCGTGAAGTACGTCGGCGCGGCCTACCTCGTCTACCTCGGGGTCGTCGCGATTCGCGGGCGCGACGCCACCTCGCTCGGCGAGGAGGTCGAGGCGGCCGGTGGGGCGGGCGACCGGACGGGAGACGACCGCGCGGGCGGGTTCGCGCGCGGCGTCCTCGTCAACGTGCTCAACCCGAAGGTGGCGCTGTTCTTCCTCGCCTTCCTCCCGCAGTTCGCCTCCGGGGCGGACGCCCCCCTCGAGATGGGCCTGCTCGGGGCGACGTACGCCCTGCTGACGTTCGCGTACCTCGGCGGGGTGGCCGTGTTCTCGGACGCCCTCGGTCGCCGTCTCGACGGCCGCGAGGGCACCGTGCAGGCCGCCTCCGGCGTGGTCCTCGTCGGCCTCGGGGTGGGACTGCTGGCGGAGGGGCGCCTCGGGTGA
- the hisS gene encoding histidine--tRNA ligase, with protein MYEGIKGFRDFYPAEMAPHREVIDTIERVARGYGFREIGTPALERAELWTDKSGDDIVDELYAFEDKGGRHVTLTPELTPTVARMVVAKQQELSKPIKWFSTRPFWRYEQVQQGRFREFYQTNVDVFGSAEPEADAEVLAFAADALVELGLDAEDFEFEVSHRDILGGLLEAFDREVDTRAAIRAVDKRDKVEEAEYYGLLEDAGLTFDEAQRFDQLLDADDLSELVEFAGTERVEDAVANLEAVLDAVEDLGAREYCTVSLRTARGLDYYTGVVFECFDTTGEVSRSVFGGGRYDDLIEQSGGQPTPAVGVALGVMNSTLPLLLQRAGVWPEEAVSTDYYVLSVGDTRAVASDVARDLRELGHVVETDVSDRSFGAQMGYADSINAETVVIVGERDLENDELTIKDMESGEQTAVPLEDFPPESGRPTYEDFE; from the coding sequence ATGTACGAGGGCATCAAGGGGTTTCGTGACTTCTACCCCGCCGAGATGGCCCCCCACCGGGAGGTCATCGACACCATCGAGCGTGTCGCGCGCGGGTACGGCTTCCGCGAGATAGGGACGCCCGCGCTCGAACGCGCCGAACTGTGGACGGACAAGAGCGGCGACGACATCGTCGACGAACTGTACGCCTTCGAGGACAAGGGCGGCCGTCACGTCACGCTGACGCCCGAACTCACGCCGACCGTGGCGCGGATGGTCGTCGCCAAGCAGCAGGAGCTCTCGAAGCCCATCAAGTGGTTCTCGACGCGCCCGTTCTGGCGCTACGAGCAGGTCCAGCAGGGGCGCTTCCGCGAGTTCTACCAGACGAACGTGGACGTCTTCGGGAGCGCGGAACCCGAGGCCGACGCCGAGGTGCTGGCGTTCGCCGCCGACGCCCTCGTGGAACTCGGTCTGGACGCCGAGGACTTCGAGTTCGAGGTGTCCCACCGCGACATCCTCGGCGGCCTCCTCGAGGCGTTCGACCGCGAGGTGGACACGCGAGCGGCCATCCGCGCCGTCGACAAGCGCGACAAGGTCGAGGAGGCGGAGTACTACGGCCTGCTGGAGGACGCCGGCCTCACGTTCGACGAGGCCCAGCGCTTCGACCAGTTGCTGGACGCCGACGACCTCTCGGAACTGGTCGAGTTCGCCGGCACGGAGCGCGTCGAGGACGCCGTCGCGAACCTCGAAGCCGTCCTCGACGCGGTCGAGGACCTCGGCGCGCGCGAGTACTGCACCGTCTCGCTTCGCACCGCCCGCGGTCTCGACTACTACACGGGCGTCGTCTTCGAGTGCTTCGACACCACGGGCGAGGTCTCGCGGTCGGTGTTCGGCGGCGGGCGCTACGACGACCTCATCGAACAGTCGGGCGGCCAGCCCACCCCCGCCGTCGGCGTCGCCCTCGGTGTGATGAACTCCACCCTCCCCCTCCTCCTCCAGCGGGCGGGCGTCTGGCCCGAGGAGGCCGTCTCGACGGACTACTACGTCCTGAGCGTCGGCGACACCCGGGCCGTGGCGAGCGACGTCGCCCGCGACCTGCGCGAACTGGGTCACGTCGTCGAGACAGACGTCTCCGACCGGAGCTTCGGCGCGCAGATGGGGTACGCCGACTCCATCAACGCCGAGACGGTCGTCATCGTCGGGGAGCGCGACCTGGAGAACGACGAACTGACCATCAAGGACATGGAGAGCGGCGAGCAGACCGCCGTCCCCCTCGAGGACTTCCCGCCCGAGTCGGGCCGGCCGACCTACGAGGACTTCGAGTAG
- a CDS encoding 30S ribosomal protein S19e has product MTTFYDVPANDLIEAVAEKLDIEEPDWAEFTKSGVARERTPEQDDFWQIRAASILRTVAKDQPIGVERLSSRYGGSKQGSTRYRVRPDRKTKASGKVIRTILQQLEEAGYIETAEGEGRRISGDGRALLDETASEVLEDLDRPDLERYA; this is encoded by the coding sequence ATGACGACGTTCTACGACGTCCCGGCAAACGACCTCATCGAGGCCGTCGCCGAGAAGCTGGACATCGAGGAACCGGACTGGGCCGAGTTCACGAAGTCGGGGGTCGCCCGCGAGCGAACGCCCGAACAGGACGACTTCTGGCAGATTCGCGCCGCGAGCATCCTCCGCACCGTCGCGAAGGACCAGCCCATCGGCGTCGAGCGACTGTCGAGCCGATACGGCGGCTCCAAGCAGGGGTCGACGCGCTACCGCGTCCGTCCGGACCGCAAGACGAAGGCCAGCGGCAAGGTCATCCGCACCATCCTCCAGCAACTGGAGGAGGCCGGCTACATCGAGACGGCCGAGGGCGAGGGCCGCCGCATCAGCGGTGACGGCCGCGCGCTCCTCGACGAGACGGCGAGCGAGGTCCTCGAGGACCTCGACCGTCCGGACCTCGAACGCTACGCGTAA
- the thiL gene encoding thiamine-phosphate kinase yields the protein MDERAALALIGADLPAAGDDAAVVDDLVVTTDMLHETTDFPGGTTRYTAGWRAVGASLSDVAAMGAAARAAVAVYAAPTFEEGDLRAFLDGAGNVCEAVDAEYVGGDLDGHEEFTVASTAIGRTDHPVFRSGASPGETVCVTGTLGRSGAALRLFPESPERANDLFRFEPRVAAGRALAPLAGAMMDSSDGLARSLHQLAEASDCGFAVESDALPVDGAVREVADDAADERELAVHFGEDFELVFTTDDPEAARDASPTPVTAVGSVVEGGDVEMDGEALPDRGYTH from the coding sequence ATGGACGAACGTGCCGCCCTCGCGCTCATCGGGGCCGACCTCCCCGCGGCGGGCGACGACGCCGCCGTCGTCGACGACCTCGTCGTCACGACCGACATGCTCCACGAAACGACGGACTTCCCCGGCGGGACGACGCGCTACACCGCCGGGTGGCGGGCCGTCGGGGCGTCGCTCTCGGACGTGGCCGCGATGGGGGCCGCCGCCCGCGCCGCAGTCGCTGTCTACGCCGCCCCCACCTTCGAGGAGGGCGACCTCCGGGCGTTCCTCGACGGTGCCGGTAACGTGTGCGAAGCCGTCGACGCCGAGTACGTCGGCGGTGACCTCGACGGCCACGAGGAGTTCACCGTCGCCTCGACGGCCATCGGCCGGACCGACCACCCGGTCTTCCGGTCGGGGGCGTCCCCCGGCGAGACGGTCTGTGTGACGGGCACACTCGGGAGGAGCGGGGCCGCCCTCCGCCTGTTCCCCGAATCACCCGAGCGCGCCAACGACCTCTTTCGCTTCGAACCGCGGGTCGCCGCGGGGCGGGCGCTCGCCCCCCTCGCCGGGGCGATGATGGACTCCAGCGACGGCCTCGCCCGGTCGCTCCACCAGCTAGCCGAGGCGAGCGACTGCGGGTTCGCCGTCGAATCCGACGCCCTCCCCGTCGACGGGGCGGTCCGCGAGGTGGCCGACGACGCGGCCGACGAACGCGAACTCGCGGTCCACTTCGGCGAGGACTTCGAACTGGTGTTCACGACCGACGACCCCGAGGCCGCGCGGGACGCCTCACCCACGCCGGTCACCGCAGTCGGGTCGGTCGTCGAGGGAGGGGACGTGGAGATGGACGGCGAGGCGCTCCCCGACCGGGGGTACACCCACTGA